Proteins co-encoded in one Candidatus Methylomirabilota bacterium genomic window:
- a CDS encoding HAMP domain-containing sensor histidine kinase: MHPLTLRFTDPALEAAFAEEQARKSVRLFRLAAVLGGAIIAFWAIFDYLSPMTSRPRGQFSLAMLFAMLPVYVLGYAASYRRGFLRRQQRITLTGLCLVSVAIAGIASRMPPTMFGGILSIVSMHTIAIYTIVRLRFPVAVVGGWFTLAIFLGFLVSIGTPGPALLRIGALLAVANVAGMFACYQMDLYVRREYVAMLLRERAELEARRAREEAEAATRAKSEFLASMSHELRTPLNAIIGFSEVLDERMFGDLNAKQEEYLRDIHESGQHLLSLINDILDLSKVEAGRMELEVTTFHLPSAIDNAVILIKERAARHGVALECEVDPGLGEFRGDERKFKQIMLNLLSNAVKFTPDGGRIAVTAHPRSPLVEVAVADTGAGIASADLPRIFDEFRQFGADTARKAEGTGLGLTLTKRFVELHGGSIRVESALGKGSTFSFTLAPQ; encoded by the coding sequence CCATCTTCGACTATCTCTCGCCCATGACGTCCCGGCCGCGTGGGCAGTTTTCGCTGGCGATGCTCTTCGCAATGCTGCCCGTCTACGTGCTGGGTTACGCGGCCAGCTACAGGCGCGGTTTCTTGCGGCGCCAGCAACGCATCACCTTGACCGGCCTCTGCCTCGTGTCTGTCGCCATCGCCGGCATCGCCTCACGGATGCCCCCGACGATGTTCGGCGGCATCCTGTCGATCGTGAGCATGCACACGATCGCCATCTACACCATCGTCCGTCTCCGCTTCCCCGTGGCCGTCGTCGGCGGCTGGTTCACCCTGGCGATTTTCCTCGGCTTCCTGGTCAGCATTGGAACGCCCGGGCCTGCCCTGCTTCGGATCGGCGCCCTGCTGGCGGTCGCCAACGTCGCGGGCATGTTCGCGTGCTATCAGATGGACCTGTACGTCCGCCGCGAGTACGTGGCGATGCTCCTGCGCGAGCGCGCGGAGCTCGAGGCCCGTCGCGCGCGCGAGGAGGCGGAGGCGGCCACGCGGGCGAAGAGCGAGTTCCTGGCCAGCATGAGCCACGAGCTCCGGACGCCCCTCAACGCGATCATCGGGTTCTCCGAGGTCCTCGACGAGCGCATGTTCGGCGATCTGAACGCGAAGCAGGAGGAGTACCTCCGCGACATCCACGAGTCGGGTCAGCACTTGCTTTCGCTCATCAACGACATCCTCGACCTCTCCAAGGTCGAGGCGGGACGGATGGAGCTCGAGGTGACCACCTTCCATCTCCCATCCGCTATCGACAACGCGGTGATCCTGATCAAGGAACGGGCGGCGCGACACGGCGTGGCGCTCGAGTGCGAGGTCGATCCGGGGCTCGGCGAATTCCGCGGCGACGAGCGAAAGTTCAAGCAGATCATGCTCAACCTGCTCTCCAACGCCGTCAAGTTCACTCCCGACGGAGGGAGGATCGCCGTGACCGCGCATCCGCGGAGCCCGCTGGTCGAGGTGGCGGTCGCGGACACCGGCGCCGGCATCGCGTCCGCCGACCTGCCGCGGATCTTCGACGAGTTCCGGCAGTTCGGCGCGGACACCGCCAGGAAGGCCGAGGGCACCGGCCTCGGCCTCACGCTCACCAAGCGCTTCGTCGAGCTGCACGGCGGCTCGATCCGCGTGGAGAGCGCGCTGGGTAAGGGCTCGACGTTCAGCTTCACCCTGGCGCCACAATGA